One window of the Solanum stenotomum isolate F172 chromosome 11, ASM1918654v1, whole genome shotgun sequence genome contains the following:
- the LOC125844556 gene encoding helicase protein MOM1-like, whose amino-acid sequence MEQLQLPFVISKKVDMSLMSWAAASILKEKIDKDDIFLLVKQRLEFRCTKEEANNVYLKLRSLKKMFLRRLDPSGNASSSSRYSISPVKSVGEEPYKESISQAAISGPLNVETDIIDRLQDNELSGEGTVTPTEKLRDRQREKVIKEVQCGHGKRMSMREQEEHEKIEEFHRIWEKKNEVLEEECRLEIAVLRAIHGETAATKDGQKSLETKFAKKIEVHTRLKDQQLKELKAKYSAMRNEEMQKVSSQQTRENSSGRGHDSGDEMECSQENLNVSDSIPKTAVSALQGDMAASDAPASSPAACHVLPVQSTNVLAASVSDELAEITSMGSESVAAVKQSNEAGNSGDSEEENACKVPLSPKEHTGEVALDKRSRVCLEVSEVALNEAVGHDKISEVNNTIQELVTENNSFLPNVVGNQRDKVSPIDGNPITPDELPADMPCVAAVPTSDDASSLLQNPVNLDECSRSSGDNGTHNNDMPPGENQIEMQTELVSGHNINNTSEAILAGNCEQHHRVDDGVPVAAHHTRRESAPQAHDERNSIPIPGSSPHAAGPSHQAVSPAGENLEPCASVQSDVRVTHNQSFLPAGSVRPAHQMATCNLALPFHADPLHIEWERIHKEKEQVTKGLEDMKLHLRSECKKEIEEAIAPIRKKYDLKLQEVEAAYLLKKKELDMNQNKILMNKALVDAFRFTFMDVKISDLPVVPPGYMPHPDQVRQQQSLRSSTISGSSSARQPVESLQAAISSSPVANGSVQSAEACLPPLRSSSVAGSCSCIQPAAVSRSTTFSAGSISRPPPIISAITPSRGNHRLGGEVRAPAPHLQRFKGPTSTSVSSPSTLPNGMPVHPRPVYVAASLRSTLQNPIQPPIVQQLPVNLSDSRNTSLDHGLGGLPAIQNPSLSARELLQEMENRSRANRPNFMPPLPDIGCNFDSLDLSDFHSLGSVQRGPISSEPATNVSVRKNKGVVERPNGQDLSPAKASISPWQG is encoded by the exons ATGGAGCAGTTGCAGTTGCCTTTTGTTATCTCAAAGAAGGTGGATATGTCGTTGATG TCTTGGGCTGCAGCTTCAATCTTAAAGGAAAAGATTGACAAAGACGATATATTCTTGCTCGTAAAACAACGGTTAGAGTTCAGATGCACTAAAGAAGAGGCAAACAATGTCTATCTGAAGCTGCGTTCCTTAAAGAAGATGTTTTTGCGGAGATTGGATCCGAGCGGTAATGCTTCAAGCTCTTCAAGATATTCTATATCACCAGTGAAATCTGTTGGAGAAGAACCATATAAGGAAAGCATATCACAAGCTGCAATATCTGGCCCACTGAATGTGGAAACTGATATCATAGACAGGTTACAAGATAATGAGTTAAGTGGAGAAGGCACTGTGACTCCTACAGAAAAACTTAGGGATAGGCAAAGGGAAAAGGTCATTAAGGAGGTTCAGTGTGGACATGGCAAACGAATGTCCATGCGGGAACAAGAGGAACACGAGAAAATTGAGGAGTTCCATAGAATCTgggagaagaaaaatgaagtgCTAGAGGAGGAGTGCAGACTGGAGATAGCTGTTCTTCGCGCTATACATGGTGAGACTGCAGCAACAAAGGATGGACAAAAATCATTAGAAACTAAGTTTGCAAAGAAAATTGAAGTGCACACACGCCTAAAGGACCAGCAACTGAAAGAGCTTAAGGCTAAATACTCTGCTATGAGGAATGAGGAAATGCAGAAGGTTTCATCGCAGCAGACCAGAGAAAACTCCTCTGGTAGGGGCCATGATTCTGGAGACGAGATGGAGTGCTCTCAGGAAAATTTAAATGTCTCTGACAGTATTCCTAAGACAGCTGTCTCTGCCTTGCAGGGTGACATGGCAGCATCTGATGCACCTGCATCTTCTCCAGCAGCGTGCCATGTTCTTCCTGTTCAATCTACTAATGTTTTAGCAGCTTCAGTTTCAGATGAGCTAGCTGAGATCACATCCATGGGGAGTGAATCAGTTGCTGCTGTTAAGCAGTCTAATGAAGCCGGTAATTCAGGTGACAGTGAAGAGGAAAATGCTTGCAAGGTTCCTTTGTCTCCCAAAGAACATACTGGTGAAGTTGCATTGGACAAGCGAAGTAGAGTTTGTTTGGAAGTATCTGAAGTTGCTCTTAATGAAGCTGTTGGACATGATAAAATATCTGAAGTaaataacactattcaagaattggttacagaaaataattcttttttgcCAAATGTTGTTGGAAACCAGAGAGACAAAGTTAGCCCCATTGACGGAAACCCAATAACTCCAGATGAATTACCAGCAGACATGCCTTGTGTAGCAGCAGTTCCTACTTCAGATGATGCTAGTTCTTTACTGCAAAATCCA GTAAATTTAGATGAATGTTCCCGTTCTTCAGGAGATAATGGAACACACAATAACGATATGCCACCTGGTGAAAACCAGATTGAAATGCAAACTGAACTTGTTTCTGGACATAATATAAACAACACTTCTGAAGCAATTTTAGCTGGCAATTGTGAGCAACATCATAGAGTAGATGATGGTGTTCCCGTTGCCGCTCACCATACTCGCAGGGAGTCTGCACCTCAAGCCCACGATGAAAGAAACTCTATTCCAATCCCTGGATCCTCTCCCCATGCAGCAGGACCTTCACATCAAGCTGTTTCTCCAGCTGGGGAAAATCTGGAGCCTTGTGCATCTGTTCAGTCAGACGTTAGGGTTACCCACAATCAATCTTTCTTACCAGCA GGATCCGTGCGTCCTGCCCATCAGATGGCCACTTGTAATTTAGCTCTTCCTTTCCATGCGGACCCTCTTCATATAGAATGGGAAAGAATacataaagaaaaagaacaagtgACAAAGGGCCTTGAGGATATG AAATTGCATTTGAGATCTGAGTGCAAGAAAGAGATAGAGGAGGCTATAGCACCAATCCGTaagaaatatgatttaaagCTTCAGGAGGTGGAGGCAGCATAtcttttgaagaagaaggagctTGATATGAATCAGAACAAAATTCTCATGAATAAAGCTCTAGTTGATGCTTTCAGATTTACATTCATGGATGTCAAAATTTCTGATCTTCCAG TTGTGCCTCCTGGTTATATGCCGCATCCAGATCAGGTACGGCAGCAGCAGAGTTTAAGATCTTCCACAATCAGTGGTTCATCCTCAGCTCGCCAACCTGTGGAGTCCCTGCAGGCTGCTATCTCATCTTCGCCAGTTGCTAATGGTTCAGTACAATCTGCAGAAGCTTGTTTGCCTCCATTAAGATCTTCATCTGTTGCTGGTTCGTGTTCATGTATCCAACCTGCTGCTGTTAGTCGTTCAACCACATTTTCTGCAGGAAGTATAAGCAGGCCGCCGCCCATCATTAGTGCAATCACTCCTTCCAGGGGTAATCATCGATTAGGTGGCGAAGTTCGTGCTCCAGCCCCACATCTTCAGCGTTTCAAGGGACCAACATCAACGTCTGTTAGCAGTCCGTCAACCCTTCCAAATGGCATGCCAGTTCATCCACGACCCGTTTACGTGGCTGCATCTCTTCGATCAACACTGCAAAATCCAATACAGCCACCCATAGTGCAACAATTACCTGTAAATCTTTCTGATTCTAGGAATACGTCCTTGGACCATGGACTTGGAGGACTGCCTGCTATACAAAATCCATCTCTCTCAGCACGGGAACTGCTTCAAGAAATGGAGAATCGATCTCGTGCAAACAGGCCTAATTTTATGCCACCTTTACCAGATATAGGCTGTAACTTTGATTCATTAGACCTATCTGATTTTCATTCACTGGGCAGTGTACAGAGAGGTCCTATCTCTTCAGAGCCAGCTACTAAT GTGTCAGTGAGGAAAAACAAAGGAGTTGTGGAGAGGCCTAACGGACAAGATCTCAGCCCTGCAAAAGCTAGTATCTCCCCATGGCAAG GTTGA